A single region of the Streptomyces virginiae genome encodes:
- a CDS encoding glycosyltransferase family 2 protein: MTAIAPPMWVVVPAHEEEARLADTLRALAAQRDRDFTLLVVDNASTDGTGAVARAFAAAAPFPVEVIEEPEKGVGSAVDTGFRYAIGRGAALLARTDADCLPGPGWTGAARGALIRSPGLVCGRIVARRDEHGPLGRAGFGALVALAALFGRLRPEHARRHGYRAPYRMHAGNNMAITAELYLTVGGMPRRPSPTDRLFLNAVRRHTDRITYCREMVVENSTRRLRAYGLAGTARWYLDQGSGTHGTDDPR, from the coding sequence GTGACCGCCATCGCCCCGCCGATGTGGGTGGTCGTGCCGGCGCACGAGGAGGAGGCCCGACTGGCCGACACCTTGCGGGCGCTCGCGGCGCAGCGGGACCGGGACTTCACCCTGCTGGTCGTCGACAACGCCTCGACGGACGGCACGGGCGCCGTGGCCCGCGCGTTCGCGGCCGCCGCGCCCTTCCCGGTGGAGGTGATCGAGGAGCCGGAGAAAGGGGTCGGCTCCGCCGTGGACACCGGCTTCCGGTACGCGATCGGCCGCGGCGCGGCCCTGCTCGCCCGGACGGACGCCGACTGCCTGCCCGGGCCCGGCTGGACCGGAGCCGCCCGCGGCGCGCTGATCCGCAGCCCTGGGCTGGTGTGCGGGCGGATCGTGGCCCGCCGCGACGAGCACGGACCGCTGGGTCGGGCCGGGTTCGGCGCGCTGGTGGCCCTCGCCGCGCTGTTCGGCCGGCTACGGCCCGAGCACGCCCGGCGACACGGCTACCGGGCGCCGTACCGCATGCACGCCGGGAACAACATGGCCATCACCGCCGAGCTGTACCTGACCGTCGGGGGCATGCCCCGGCGCCCGTCACCGACCGACCGGCTCTTCCTCAACGCCGTACGCCGCCACACCGACCGGATCACGTACTGCCGGGAGATGGTCGTGGAGAACTCGACGCGGCGCCTGCGGGCCTACGGGCTCGCCGGCACCGCCCGCTGGTACCTGGACCAGGGCAGCGGCACGCACGGAACGGACGACCCCCGCTGA
- a CDS encoding 3-oxoacyl-ACP synthase III family protein, which produces MFIQPCDPLPRVGITAVGSLLPDEVLSSDALQREVARRSGLTLPPRLLTQATGIVSRRVAGEGVYASTLAVGAARRALDAAGLGPLDVDLLLFASASRDLVEPATAHIVQAELGSRAHAVDVTNACNSFVNGIDLARSMILAGRARRALVVTGETPSRAVRRDPADLAELRDCFAGYTFGDAGAAVVVEAVERGGIIDVDTETHSEHWEVGGIPGGGSRHPRGDAYTYFRGDGHELRGVFEKVGTAVIDRTLHRVGMDVDGFAKVLVHQVTVPYLERFAELTGVPAGKLVVTVPELGNVASAGIGLQLDRVFDELKPGERVLFVGLGGGISIMTMVWEKS; this is translated from the coding sequence ATGTTCATTCAGCCATGTGATCCGCTGCCGCGCGTCGGGATAACCGCCGTCGGCAGCCTGCTGCCCGACGAGGTGCTGTCCTCCGACGCGCTCCAGCGGGAGGTGGCGCGCCGCAGTGGACTCACCCTGCCGCCGAGGCTGCTGACCCAGGCCACCGGGATCGTCTCCCGCCGGGTCGCGGGCGAGGGCGTGTACGCCTCCACCCTCGCGGTGGGCGCCGCCCGGCGAGCCCTCGACGCCGCCGGACTCGGCCCGCTCGACGTCGACCTGCTGCTGTTCGCCTCCGCCTCCCGCGATCTGGTCGAGCCGGCCACCGCGCACATCGTGCAGGCCGAACTGGGCTCGCGGGCCCACGCCGTGGACGTCACCAACGCCTGCAACAGCTTCGTCAACGGGATCGACCTCGCCCGCTCCATGATCCTGGCCGGCCGGGCGCGGCGAGCCCTGGTGGTCACGGGCGAGACGCCGAGCCGGGCGGTGCGCAGGGACCCGGCCGACCTCGCGGAGCTGCGCGACTGCTTCGCCGGATACACCTTCGGCGACGCGGGGGCGGCCGTGGTCGTGGAGGCGGTGGAGCGCGGCGGGATCATCGACGTGGACACCGAGACCCACTCGGAGCACTGGGAGGTCGGGGGCATCCCGGGCGGCGGGTCACGGCACCCGCGCGGGGACGCGTACACCTACTTCCGCGGCGACGGGCACGAACTGCGGGGCGTCTTCGAGAAGGTCGGCACCGCCGTCATCGACCGGACGCTGCACCGGGTGGGGATGGACGTGGACGGCTTCGCCAAGGTGCTGGTGCACCAGGTGACGGTGCCGTATCTGGAGCGGTTCGCGGAACTGACCGGGGTGCCGGCCGGGAAGCTGGTGGTGACGGTGCCCGAGCTCGGCAATGTCGCGAGCGCGGGCATCGGACTCCAGCTGGACCGGGTGTTCGACGAACTGAAGCCGGGGGAAAGGGTGTTGTTCGTCGGTCTGGGCGGCGGCATCAGCATCATGACGATGGTCTGGGAGAAGTCGTGA
- a CDS encoding protein kinase domain-containing protein, with protein MSGMLDSGTRLTADSGLGVEVFDLLGAGGQGEVYRVRTAAGDQALKWYYPACATREQEDIVRQLVDRGFDDDRFLWPRDFVGDGRGGFGYLMDIRPDRFKGLPLLFRRKLRTTVRALLTACLYTVEAYQALHSRGIAYRDISWGNLLFDPTTGEVLVCDNDNAVVEGDSTGISGTMAFMAPELVRGEPGVSPGTQSDLHSLSVLLFMLLMNHHPLMGRRELAIRCFDEAAERKLYGKDPLFLFDPLDRSNAPDPVEHATVLATWAVVPDTLRDLFTRNFTRGLHDPAGRVRESQWRDALRAVLDAVVDCAHCGKQNMTEPRSASPGTCWSCGNALVLPPRLVLTTPPPRTEHHILLHRSSRVQAHHLAPEPARHDYGDGTLVAQLTEHPQRPGKFGLANRSGSAWTGTRADGSTQEIAPGQTVPLRSGLELDFGGARAVVRAR; from the coding sequence ATGAGCGGGATGCTCGACAGCGGTACCCGGCTGACGGCCGACAGCGGCCTGGGTGTGGAGGTCTTCGACCTGCTCGGCGCCGGCGGCCAGGGGGAGGTCTACCGGGTACGCACCGCGGCCGGCGACCAGGCCCTCAAGTGGTACTACCCGGCCTGCGCGACACGGGAGCAGGAGGACATCGTCCGCCAGCTGGTGGACCGGGGCTTCGACGACGACCGCTTCCTGTGGCCCCGGGACTTCGTGGGCGACGGCCGCGGCGGCTTCGGCTATCTGATGGACATCCGCCCGGACCGGTTCAAGGGCCTGCCGTTGCTCTTCCGCCGCAAGCTGCGGACCACGGTCCGCGCCCTGCTCACCGCCTGCCTGTACACGGTCGAGGCGTACCAGGCGCTGCACTCGCGCGGGATCGCCTACCGGGACATCTCGTGGGGGAACCTGCTCTTCGACCCGACCACCGGCGAGGTGCTGGTCTGCGACAACGACAACGCGGTGGTCGAGGGCGACAGCACGGGCATCTCGGGGACCATGGCGTTCATGGCGCCCGAGCTGGTGCGCGGCGAGCCCGGGGTCTCCCCCGGCACGCAGAGCGATCTGCACTCCCTGTCGGTGCTGCTGTTCATGCTGCTGATGAACCACCATCCGCTGATGGGCCGGCGCGAGTTGGCGATCCGCTGTTTCGACGAGGCCGCCGAGCGCAAGCTGTACGGGAAGGACCCGCTGTTCCTCTTCGACCCGCTGGACCGTTCCAACGCCCCCGATCCCGTGGAGCACGCCACGGTCCTGGCGACCTGGGCGGTGGTGCCCGACACCCTGCGCGACCTGTTCACCAGGAACTTCACGCGGGGCCTGCACGACCCGGCCGGCCGGGTGCGGGAGTCGCAGTGGCGTGACGCGCTCCGGGCGGTCCTCGACGCGGTCGTGGACTGCGCCCACTGCGGCAAGCAGAACATGACGGAGCCGCGGTCCGCGTCCCCGGGCACCTGCTGGAGCTGTGGGAACGCGCTGGTGCTGCCGCCCCGGCTGGTGTTGACCACGCCCCCGCCGCGCACCGAGCACCACATCCTGTTGCACCGTTCCTCACGGGTGCAGGCGCACCACCTGGCGCCGGAGCCGGCCCGGCACGACTACGGCGACGGCACGCTGGTGGCGCAGCTGACCGAGCATCCGCAGCGGCCGGGCAAGTTCGGGCTGGCCAACCGTTCGGGGTCGGCGTGGACGGGCACGCGAGCGGACGGCAGCACGCAGGAGATCGCCCCCGGGCAGACCGTGCCGCTGCGTTCGGGGCTGGAGCTGGACTTCGGCGGCGCGCGGGCGGTCGTACGGGCGAGGTGA
- a CDS encoding PP2C family serine/threonine-protein phosphatase, which translates to MVSAPLRMTHGPLPLWDTLQGSVQGVNKARNQDHHDAEGLGTAAQPLIMAVADGHGSAVHARSHLGSRFAVDLFVQQARQFAALAEPRGGTRPPSLAWLMNYAQYTLPRQLVSAWQETALGHWERSSSHGEPGLSPTDKLVLYGSTLVGAVLTPRVFAAWQLGDGELAVVTDDGQVTVPLAPDEADLGDETESLCSPQAWLRVRTHWAPVTAPGRAPRLVSLSTDGLSKSFASDSGFRQFMAGLDDRLSAEGPQCVRAVLPQWLTKASQHSGDDTTLVAAWHTATALTEPGGVPPAGGDAADPADPADMTDPYRSDE; encoded by the coding sequence GTGGTGAGCGCGCCCCTGCGGATGACCCACGGGCCGCTGCCGCTCTGGGACACGCTCCAGGGCAGCGTCCAGGGCGTGAACAAGGCGCGCAACCAGGACCACCACGACGCGGAGGGCCTCGGCACCGCCGCGCAGCCCCTGATCATGGCGGTGGCCGACGGCCACGGATCGGCGGTGCACGCGCGCAGTCATCTCGGGTCCCGGTTCGCCGTGGACCTGTTCGTCCAGCAGGCCCGGCAGTTCGCCGCGCTCGCCGAGCCCCGGGGCGGGACGCGGCCGCCCAGCCTGGCCTGGTTGATGAACTACGCCCAGTACACGCTGCCGCGCCAGCTGGTCAGCGCCTGGCAGGAGACGGCGCTCGGCCACTGGGAGCGCAGCAGCTCGCACGGCGAGCCCGGGCTGTCCCCGACGGACAAGCTGGTGCTGTACGGGAGCACGCTCGTCGGCGCCGTGCTGACCCCCCGGGTCTTCGCGGCCTGGCAGCTCGGCGACGGGGAGCTGGCCGTGGTGACCGACGACGGGCAGGTGACCGTACCGCTCGCGCCGGACGAGGCGGATCTGGGCGACGAGACGGAGTCCCTGTGCTCCCCGCAGGCCTGGCTGCGGGTGCGTACGCACTGGGCGCCGGTGACGGCCCCGGGGCGGGCGCCGCGGCTGGTGTCGCTCTCCACCGACGGGCTGTCCAAGAGCTTCGCCTCGGACAGCGGCTTCCGGCAGTTCATGGCGGGACTCGACGACCGGCTGTCGGCGGAGGGTCCGCAGTGCGTCCGGGCCGTCCTGCCCCAGTGGCTGACCAAGGCCTCGCAGCACTCGGGGGACGACACCACGCTGGTGGCGGCCTGGCACACCGCGACGGCCCTGACCGAACCGGGCGGTGTGCCGCCCGCCGGCGGGGACGCCGCCGATCCGGCCGATCCGGCCGACATGACCGACCCGTACAGGAGTGACGAATGA
- a CDS encoding vWA domain-containing protein, which produces MANRPVHFIWLIDCSYSMQGEKIGQLNYAIREAIPEMLSVAQDNPAAQLLLRTMTFSTTARWHHKDPVPVEQFTWQDVQVDGMTNLGEALQLAARELDTPPMPQRALKPVLALVSDGVPTDDWKAGLRAVDATPWGRKAVRVAIAIGADADRDVLQEFLGNPELQPLDANSPKQLAAAIRWASTAAVKAASQPVAGFGDATVKQPPYAPPVLADDDDDVW; this is translated from the coding sequence ATGGCGAACCGGCCCGTCCATTTCATCTGGCTGATCGACTGCTCGTACTCGATGCAGGGCGAGAAGATCGGCCAGCTCAACTACGCGATCAGAGAAGCGATCCCGGAGATGCTCTCCGTCGCGCAGGACAATCCGGCGGCGCAACTGCTGCTGCGCACGATGACGTTCTCCACGACGGCCCGCTGGCACCACAAGGACCCGGTGCCGGTGGAGCAGTTCACCTGGCAGGACGTCCAGGTGGACGGGATGACCAATCTCGGTGAGGCCCTCCAGCTCGCGGCGCGCGAACTGGACACCCCGCCGATGCCGCAGCGGGCGTTGAAGCCGGTGCTGGCGCTGGTCTCGGACGGGGTGCCGACCGACGACTGGAAGGCGGGGCTGCGGGCGGTGGACGCGACCCCGTGGGGCCGCAAGGCGGTCCGCGTGGCCATCGCGATCGGCGCGGACGCCGACCGCGACGTGCTCCAGGAGTTCCTGGGCAATCCCGAGCTCCAGCCGCTGGACGCGAACAGCCCCAAGCAGCTGGCGGCGGCGATCCGCTGGGCCTCGACGGCCGCGGTGAAGGCGGCCTCCCAGCCGGTGGCGGGCTTCGGGGACGCGACCGTGAAGCAGCCGCCGTACGCCCCGCCCGTGCTCGCCGACGACGATGACGACGTGTGGTGA
- a CDS encoding TRAFAC clade GTPase domain-containing protein, translating to MTDPELIARILGALTGVVGVAVCLGYGLWRFLALALSAAWAAFRTRPPGGGDPRIIPYTGPEPARPAYWAGQMWRDARFAGQAAALTVWYLLTRHWLGLVVRRRLLRGRHGQTGELVDNAFGRLLLRLLAPGTALAALLSALLASVLLAGVALFFAVEIALVALAALAATLAGRAAERLWKLALGIRMKCPYPGCYRPFPLAVHLCPGCGAAHRELRPGAFGALRHVCRCGKALPSTLMTGRRGLSARCPHCDRGLPPAVGTTRVVHLPLIGGTSAGKTMLLAAMLDGLRSWSHDSRLTVEYASPDDLREANTLGQQLNGTGWTLKTQGGQPRALMLLVGHGRRRRLLYLYDPMGESFRDADTTRGQDYLAHADGVLLVTDVLAAPVVRRALHAGDTERAEAARPADLGPVETYAGFTGELQGLGGRRGRLPVATVVTKRDALDRLDSLPRPTEPVEEWLAEIGLDELVRALGHDFAAARYWVVSARAATGAGALDSERRRAAEPVLWLLARTGLRVGGLVRDRRERPDAPVGADTRAHPVPRPRPDTEGARDAQVGHGEERSNTP from the coding sequence GTGACGGATCCGGAGCTGATCGCGCGGATCCTCGGTGCCCTCACCGGGGTGGTCGGGGTCGCCGTGTGCCTCGGGTACGGGCTGTGGCGGTTCCTGGCGCTGGCCCTGTCGGCCGCCTGGGCCGCCTTCCGAACGCGGCCGCCGGGCGGCGGCGACCCGCGGATCATCCCGTACACCGGTCCCGAGCCGGCGCGGCCCGCGTACTGGGCCGGGCAGATGTGGCGGGACGCCCGGTTCGCCGGGCAGGCCGCCGCGCTGACCGTCTGGTACCTGCTGACCCGGCACTGGCTGGGCCTGGTGGTGCGCCGCCGGCTGCTGCGCGGCCGGCACGGGCAGACCGGCGAGCTCGTCGACAACGCCTTCGGCCGGCTGCTGCTGCGCCTGTTGGCTCCCGGTACGGCGCTGGCCGCGCTGCTGTCGGCGCTGCTCGCCTCGGTCCTGCTGGCCGGTGTCGCCTTGTTCTTCGCCGTGGAGATCGCCCTGGTGGCGCTGGCCGCCCTGGCCGCCACCCTGGCGGGGCGGGCGGCGGAGCGGCTGTGGAAGCTGGCCCTGGGCATCCGGATGAAGTGCCCCTACCCCGGCTGCTACCGGCCGTTCCCGCTGGCCGTGCACCTGTGCCCGGGCTGCGGCGCCGCCCACCGCGAGCTACGGCCGGGCGCCTTCGGGGCGCTGCGGCACGTCTGCCGCTGCGGCAAGGCCCTGCCGAGCACCCTGATGACCGGGCGGCGGGGGCTCTCCGCCCGGTGCCCGCACTGCGACCGCGGCCTGCCGCCGGCCGTCGGCACCACCCGGGTCGTGCACCTGCCGCTGATCGGGGGCACCTCCGCCGGGAAGACCATGCTGCTGGCGGCCATGCTCGACGGTCTGCGGTCCTGGTCGCACGATTCCCGGCTGACGGTGGAGTACGCCTCCCCCGACGACCTCCGCGAGGCCAACACCCTGGGGCAGCAGCTGAACGGGACCGGGTGGACCCTCAAGACCCAGGGCGGGCAGCCGCGCGCCCTGATGCTGCTGGTCGGGCACGGCCGCCGGCGCCGGTTGCTCTACCTGTACGACCCGATGGGCGAGTCCTTCCGGGACGCGGACACGACCCGTGGCCAGGACTACCTCGCGCACGCCGACGGGGTCCTGCTGGTGACCGATGTGCTCGCCGCGCCGGTCGTACGCCGTGCCCTGCACGCGGGCGACACGGAGCGGGCGGAGGCCGCCCGGCCGGCCGACCTCGGGCCGGTGGAGACGTACGCGGGGTTCACCGGCGAGCTGCAGGGGCTCGGTGGCCGTCGCGGGCGCCTGCCCGTGGCCACGGTGGTGACCAAGCGGGACGCGTTGGACCGGCTGGACTCGCTGCCGCGGCCGACGGAACCGGTGGAGGAGTGGCTGGCCGAGATCGGGCTGGACGAGCTGGTCCGGGCCCTCGGCCACGACTTCGCGGCGGCCCGGTACTGGGTGGTCAGCGCCCGCGCCGCGACCGGGGCCGGCGCCCTGGACAGCGAGCGGCGGCGGGCGGCGGAGCCGGTGCTGTGGCTGCTGGCCCGGACCGGACTGCGCGTCGGAGGGCTCGTCCGGGACCGGCGCGAGCGGCCGGACGCACCCGTCGGGGCGGACACCCGGGCCCACCCGGTCCCGCGGCCCCGGCCGGACACGGAAGGCGCGCGGGACGCGCAGGTCGGGCACGGCGAGGAAAGGAGCAACACCCCATGA
- a CDS encoding GTPase-associated protein 1-related protein → MNLAQLHYTSAPPGPDGSGFRFTAVSPGVPAALLREAEQLIGYEPPRDAPSRPGPRELAAFPQALSLNVLADGSRLLARSVYTGADYSGRWGNFHAHAVHLPQPAGSGPAVGELPITAWGSPQWATATPQDGAPVLAAVPAPGRLDRAALAAFVAARGPWLAGFFSDVRRLGEDPDAPQIVLVEADSEAVARWIMLACSVLPHQRGQWLTFTTYTRRPQLARQQIVGVMPEDGPGLAGQEHRYRVYDTTRSTAPAALEPDVWAQTAARVWQGQRQDLVAEVRRLAAGPYDAGPLAALALAADIPLPSPGRTAAADWVAGHRDALDHVRLHTLALALGRPAEDRDPAEVAAAGRLLAALDGWAPPAVCEPLVALTLTEAVRTGAPPADLPTAGALGAAVRGRLATELEPGLRAALDGPAAEPGHPAGLLRVASVLGVDVSDLLPGVARQLALALLADPEGTYGAGVRAALAELPVLRALVLDRLDSLAAGDPAAGRRLFERTALRPTAADARPHLRMCAEAAAAPAGAAADRVGALNALLAGSGVSLYAEPLVLRTAMRLVWDGEPPGAGEAGLVLMAAGAQVHREAGTWELLVRAAVGAPAGDAEAAELAPELLGQFQEEIPARLRPSLLLLELARNLRSGPAGGGWVRQVLDLRSLDPEPGPLRSAYAALCARLLAGDRPDSELRALIESNDAELLAAYRAQARTPAVRDRLRLDPDHAADCFTVWSSQPQAGPAWQETRTDLLDGVLRPAVRSLTPAELAEVEKSLAHLGGRWADEFRAWQRPGAFGRLRERFAGRRSGSAGGSGTAGGDGV, encoded by the coding sequence ATGAATCTCGCGCAACTGCACTACACCTCGGCGCCGCCCGGTCCCGACGGCTCCGGTTTCCGGTTCACCGCCGTCAGCCCCGGGGTGCCGGCCGCGCTGCTGCGCGAGGCGGAGCAGCTGATCGGCTACGAGCCGCCCCGGGACGCACCGTCGCGCCCCGGGCCGCGGGAGCTGGCCGCCTTCCCGCAGGCGCTCAGTCTGAACGTGCTGGCGGACGGCAGCCGGCTGCTGGCGCGCTCGGTGTACACGGGTGCGGACTACAGCGGCCGCTGGGGCAACTTCCACGCCCACGCGGTGCACCTGCCGCAGCCCGCCGGTTCCGGTCCGGCCGTGGGCGAGCTGCCGATCACCGCCTGGGGCTCACCGCAGTGGGCCACCGCGACCCCGCAGGACGGCGCTCCGGTACTCGCGGCGGTGCCCGCGCCGGGCCGCCTCGACCGGGCCGCGCTCGCCGCCTTCGTCGCCGCCCGCGGCCCCTGGCTGGCCGGCTTCTTCTCCGACGTGCGCCGGCTCGGGGAGGACCCGGACGCCCCGCAGATCGTGCTCGTGGAGGCGGACAGCGAGGCCGTGGCCCGCTGGATCATGCTCGCGTGCAGTGTGCTGCCGCACCAGCGGGGGCAGTGGCTCACCTTCACCACCTACACCCGGCGACCGCAGCTCGCCCGGCAGCAGATCGTCGGGGTGATGCCCGAGGACGGGCCGGGCCTCGCCGGGCAGGAGCACCGCTACCGGGTCTACGACACCACCCGGTCCACCGCCCCCGCCGCCCTGGAGCCGGACGTGTGGGCTCAGACCGCCGCGCGGGTCTGGCAGGGGCAGCGTCAGGATCTGGTCGCCGAGGTGCGGCGGCTGGCCGCCGGGCCCTACGACGCGGGCCCGCTGGCCGCGCTCGCCCTGGCCGCGGACATCCCCCTGCCCTCCCCCGGCCGGACCGCGGCCGCCGACTGGGTCGCCGGGCACCGGGACGCGCTGGACCACGTACGGCTGCACACGCTGGCCCTGGCGCTGGGCCGACCGGCCGAGGACCGGGACCCGGCGGAGGTCGCCGCGGCCGGGCGGCTGCTGGCCGCCCTGGACGGCTGGGCCCCGCCCGCGGTGTGCGAGCCGCTGGTGGCCCTGACCCTGACCGAGGCGGTACGGACCGGCGCGCCGCCCGCGGACCTGCCCACCGCGGGCGCCCTGGGCGCGGCCGTGCGCGGCCGGCTCGCGACGGAGCTGGAACCGGGCCTGCGGGCGGCCCTGGACGGCCCCGCCGCCGAACCGGGGCATCCCGCCGGGCTGTTGCGGGTGGCCTCGGTGCTCGGGGTGGACGTGAGCGACCTGCTGCCCGGTGTCGCACGGCAGTTGGCGCTCGCGCTGCTCGCCGATCCGGAGGGGACGTACGGGGCGGGGGTGCGGGCCGCGCTGGCCGAACTGCCCGTGCTGCGGGCCCTCGTGCTCGACCGGCTGGATTCGCTGGCCGCGGGTGATCCGGCCGCCGGACGGCGGCTGTTCGAGCGCACCGCGCTGCGGCCGACCGCGGCCGACGCGCGGCCGCACCTGCGGATGTGCGCCGAGGCCGCGGCGGCGCCCGCGGGGGCCGCCGCGGACCGGGTCGGGGCGTTGAACGCGCTGCTGGCCGGTTCGGGCGTCTCGCTGTACGCGGAGCCGCTGGTGCTGCGGACCGCGATGCGGCTGGTGTGGGACGGGGAGCCGCCGGGTGCGGGTGAGGCGGGGCTGGTGCTGATGGCGGCCGGGGCGCAGGTCCACCGGGAGGCCGGGACCTGGGAGCTGCTCGTGCGGGCGGCCGTGGGGGCCCCGGCCGGGGACGCCGAGGCGGCGGAGCTGGCTCCGGAACTCCTCGGGCAGTTCCAGGAGGAGATCCCGGCCCGGCTGCGGCCGTCGCTGCTGCTGCTGGAGCTCGCCCGGAACCTGCGGTCGGGCCCGGCGGGCGGGGGCTGGGTGCGCCAGGTGTTGGACCTGCGGTCGCTGGATCCGGAGCCGGGACCCCTTCGGAGCGCGTACGCGGCCCTGTGCGCGCGGCTGCTGGCCGGGGACCGCCCGGACAGCGAGCTGCGGGCGCTGATCGAGAGCAACGACGCGGAGCTGCTGGCCGCCTATCGGGCGCAGGCGCGCACACCGGCGGTCCGTGACCGGCTGCGGCTGGATCCGGACCACGCGGCGGACTGCTTCACGGTGTGGTCCTCCCAGCCGCAGGCCGGCCCGGCCTGGCAGGAGACGCGTACGGATCTCCTCGACGGGGTGCTGCGGCCGGCCGTACGGAGCCTCACACCGGCCGAACTGGCCGAGGTGGAGAAGTCGCTGGCCCACCTGGGCGGGCGCTGGGCGGACGAGTTCCGCGCCTGGCAGCGGCCGGGCGCCTTCGGCCGGCTGCGCGAACGCTTCGCGGGGCGCCGCTCCGGCTCCGCCGGCGGCAGCGGCACGGCCGGCGGGGACGGGGTCTGA
- a CDS encoding TRAFAC clade GTPase domain-containing protein, whose protein sequence is MTSVVCPYCFDRSPAARLPYRCQMSPTGVRGATPCAAELDTIWADFMGPSVPPALKMRGPVFAAARGLGRHLPPYGGGSRADCPACGGSTPVRVCRRCHSDFPSDYCDQDTRIIALLGPKASGKSTYVSVLLNELRGRVGRAYGASVTAMGGETQRRDRELAEDLYDRLRLPQATRPAALGFNDPLLYRLSLPLRRRLRGDGSRHTALVFFDAAGEDLADAEAMDRYTHYLAAADGIILLVDPLQMRAVRDRLPVDEGPPLPVIETPPQQIAADLAAQLRAHGRGSSRGRVTTPVAVAVTKTDSLAPLLEPHSPLLRNADHGAGALDEMDRRAVHEELRTLLDGWDSGALLRQLERDFAQLSLFGLSALGSAPPADAPADAPKSGPRPLRVEDPLLWLLGLGGLLPRTGGAAGPGRTAGAAGRTGSEGNS, encoded by the coding sequence ATGACCTCCGTCGTCTGCCCCTACTGCTTCGACCGGTCCCCGGCGGCCCGGCTGCCCTACCGCTGCCAGATGTCCCCGACGGGGGTGCGCGGGGCCACGCCCTGCGCGGCCGAACTCGACACCATATGGGCCGACTTCATGGGGCCGAGCGTGCCGCCCGCGCTGAAGATGCGTGGCCCGGTCTTCGCCGCCGCGCGCGGCCTCGGGCGGCACCTGCCCCCGTACGGGGGCGGATCGCGCGCGGACTGCCCCGCCTGCGGCGGGTCCACCCCGGTACGGGTCTGCCGGCGCTGCCACAGCGACTTCCCGAGCGACTACTGCGACCAGGACACCCGGATCATCGCCCTGCTCGGCCCCAAGGCCTCCGGCAAGAGCACCTACGTCTCGGTCCTGCTCAACGAGCTGCGCGGCAGGGTGGGCCGGGCGTACGGAGCCTCGGTGACCGCGATGGGCGGCGAGACCCAGCGCCGCGACCGCGAGCTGGCCGAGGATCTCTACGACCGGCTGCGGCTGCCGCAGGCCACCCGACCGGCGGCCCTCGGCTTCAACGACCCGCTGCTGTACCGGCTGAGCCTGCCGCTGCGGCGCCGGCTGCGCGGGGACGGCAGCCGGCACACCGCGCTGGTGTTCTTCGACGCGGCGGGCGAGGACCTCGCCGACGCCGAGGCGATGGACCGCTACACGCACTACCTGGCCGCCGCCGACGGGATCATCCTGCTCGTGGACCCGCTGCAGATGCGGGCGGTCCGCGACCGGCTGCCGGTGGACGAGGGGCCGCCGCTACCCGTCATCGAGACGCCGCCGCAGCAGATCGCCGCCGACCTCGCCGCACAGCTGCGGGCCCACGGTCGGGGTTCCTCGCGCGGCCGGGTCACCACCCCGGTGGCGGTGGCCGTGACCAAGACGGACTCGCTGGCGCCGCTGCTGGAGCCGCACTCGCCGCTGCTGCGCAATGCCGACCACGGCGCCGGCGCGCTGGACGAGATGGACCGGCGGGCGGTGCACGAGGAGCTGCGCACGCTCCTCGACGGCTGGGATTCGGGGGCGCTGCTGCGGCAGTTGGAGCGGGACTTCGCCCAGCTGTCGCTGTTCGGGCTGTCGGCGCTCGGCTCGGCGCCGCCGGCGGACGCGCCGGCCGACGCCCCGAAGTCGGGGCCGCGGCCGCTGCGCGTGGAGGATCCGCTGCTGTGGCTGCTGGGGCTGGGCGGGCTGCTGCCGCGTACCGGTGGCGCCGCCGGCCCCGGTCGCACCGCCGGCGCGGCCGGCCGTACCGGCTCCGAGGGGAACTCATGA